TGACAAGTATTTTACAGAAGAAAAAGATGATGCTAAAAATGAAGCAATTAGTGCAATTAAAGACAATTACGATCTGCTCATTGTATCCGGTGGCGATGGAACTGTAAATGAGATAGCTAATGCGGTAGGAATAATGAAATCTAAAATCCCCGTGGCAATTTTACCCAATGGTACTGTTAACGATTTCGCGAAGTATCTAAATAATCCGACAGATCCTCTTCAATTTGTCGATATGGTGTTGGCTCAGAAGACTGTAGATGTAGACTTAGGATGTATCAATGGATATTTTTTTGCAAATGTAGCGGCTATAGGAACGATTTCAGAAATAGCACATGATGTAGATAAGGAAACCAAAGCGATACTGGGTAAGCTAGCATACTATATAGAGGGAATTAAAAAAATCCCCGATATTTTTTCGAAGACTACCAATTTAAGAATTGAAACGAGAGATGCTGTATATGAGGAAGATGCCATTGTTGCTATAATATCAAATACTGCATATATAGGCGGTTTTAAAAATTTAGCTCCTAGAGCGCAGATAACGGATGGATACTTTGATGTTATAGTGATTAAGAAGACGGATTTATTAGGTGCTACCGACGTCTTTATTAAGACACTTACCGGAGATCATATAGATAACGAAAATGTATTGTATTTCCATACAGATAATTTAAAAGTAACAGGACTATCCACTGAAGATATACCATTTGACATCGATGGAGAATATGGAGGGATACTCCCTGTAGAATTTAAGGTAATACCTAGGCAGTTTAGAGTGATAATTGATGTAAAGCTTGAAGGAGAGTGAAAGAATGTCATCACCAACAATTAAAGATGTAGCTAAGTTAGCAGGGGTTTCGATTTCAACTGTTTCGAGAGTTATGAACGAATCAAAACCCGTAAGTCCGGAATCCAGAAGAAAAGTTGAAGATGCTATTAAAAAATTAGATTTTAAGAGAAATGAATTGGCAAGAAGTTTAGTAATGAAAAGATCTAATGTTATTGGAGTCATAGTAAAAGATATTGGAATACCATATATGGCTCAAATAGTAAGAGGGGTAGAGGAAGTAGGAAGAATGTATAAGTACGACATACTACTATCTTCATCATATGGTGATTCTGAGCAAGAAAAGAAACTCGTTGACTTCTTGTTTAGAAAGCAGGCAGAAGCAATCTTATTGGTAACAGAGAATGTAAATGCTGAAGTTGTGGTTAAGCTTAAAGAAAATGATACACCATTTATACAATTGGATAAATTCTATGAAGGTGACTTCTATACAGTAAGTATTGATTACTCAGAAGCAGCTTATAGAATGACAAATTATCTTATTGAATTGGGGCATAGGGATATCCTATTCATTAAGGAATTTAATAACAGTAAAGTAGGAAATGAGAAGTATAATGGTTATAATAAAGCCATAAAAGAGCATGGATTAAAGACGCATAGCATTACGGTTGAAAGTAACGAAGTCTCGGATGGCTATGATTTAGGCGATGAAATCGTCGACATAGTAAGCAAAGAAGATATTACGGCTGTTTTTGCAAGTGAGGATAATCTGGCAATAGGATTTATAAACTATTGCTATGATAAAGCTATAACAGTGCCTGATGAATTAACAGTTGTAGGATTTGGAGATGAATATCTAGCATCAATTTATAGACCAACTATAACAACAGTACAAGAACCATATTATGATATAGGTGCAGTTGCTATGAGAAGATTGATAAAAGCACTTAAAAAAGAGGAAGCAATAGATAAAACTATCTACTTACCAACTCAGATAATGCAAAGAGAATCCAGTTCTGAAGTTTAAAAAAATAGCATCTTAGCTTAAGCTAAGATGCTATTTTTCATCATATTCAAAATAAAGGATTTAAAGATTTTATTTATAGGTACATACTGCATATCGGTATTATACACGAAATAGAAATGTCTTTTTAAATTTAAGTCCTTAAGTTTATATTTTTTTATTTTATTATTTTCTACTATTGAATCGGCTTCAAATTTAGAAATAACGCTGCAACCCAAGCCACATTCAACCATCTGTAAGATTGTAGAAGGATCTTCAATTACTGCAAATAGGTTTAATTCAGAAACATCAATACCTAAACGGTTTAACTCATTTTCCAATATTGATCTGGTACCGGAACCTTCTTCTCTCATAATTATTGGATATTTTACAATGTCATCCAAACTAATATTCATGTCTTTGTCATGTCGAACGCTAAGTTCTTCAGATGCCACCAAGACTAGTTCATCTTCCATAAGTTGATGGTAAGAAAGTTTTGGAGAATCCACTTTAATACCTACGAAACCAAAGTCTGTTTCACCAATCATAAGCCCATCCAGTACCGTTTGAGAATCGTCATTTACGAGTGAATAGCTTACATTAGGATATTTTGCCGAAAAATCCTTTAATAGTTTAGGTAATAAAAATTTTCTGGGAACAGAACTTGCATAGATATTTAAGTGACCTTCAGTATTTTGATTATACGACTTTAATTCTGAAGTCATTGTCCTATATGCTAAAATAATGTTTTTTGCATGCTCATAAAGAATATTACCTGATTTTGTCAAGGTTACATTTCTCTTAGTCCTAATAAATAATACAGTGTCTAACTCTTTTTCTAAATTACTAATATGATTTGAGACTGTTGGCTGAGACACGTAGAGCATTTCAGATGCTTTTTGTGAAGCTTTTGTTTTCAACAACAGCTACAAAAGTTTCTAATTGTCTTATATCCATAATATCATCCTCCAATTTACTATTAGTCAAAATTATATAACATATTAAATGTATTATCAAATTAGTTATGAGTTTAAAACTATGAATGGGGTATATATTCAATAAATACATTGGAAACGATTGATTTTAACAGTGATATTTGATAGAATATCTATAAGGTATTCATTTAAAACAAATTAAGGGGGTAAAATAAATGGTAGAAAAAACTATTATTGTAAAAAATGAAACTGGACTTCATGCTCGCCCTGCAGCATCCTTAGTTCAATTTGTTAAGAATTTTCCAGGATCAGTTGAAATTGTAAAAGACGGAAAAGTAGCAAATGCAAAAAGTATATTCAATGTAATGTCGTTGGGAATCTCAAAAAATACTGAAATTATTGTAAGAGTTAGTGGAGAAAACGAAGAAGAAAATTTAGAGAAACTAGTTGAGTTTATTGAAAAATTAAGTGAATAAAACGATGATAGGATGTTTAAAATACATCCTATTTCTTTATAGAATTATAGGGGGTAACTTGTGACTGAAAGAATAGTAAAAGGTATAGTAGCTTCGGAAGGCATAGCAATTGGG
The sequence above is a segment of the Peptoniphilaceae bacterium AMB_02 genome. Coding sequences within it:
- a CDS encoding LacI family DNA-binding transcriptional regulator, which codes for MSSPTIKDVAKLAGVSISTVSRVMNESKPVSPESRRKVEDAIKKLDFKRNELARSLVMKRSNVIGVIVKDIGIPYMAQIVRGVEEVGRMYKYDILLSSSYGDSEQEKKLVDFLFRKQAEAILLVTENVNAEVVVKLKENDTPFIQLDKFYEGDFYTVSIDYSEAAYRMTNYLIELGHRDILFIKEFNNSKVGNEKYNGYNKAIKEHGLKTHSITVESNEVSDGYDLGDEIVDIVSKEDITAVFASEDNLAIGFINYCYDKAITVPDELTVVGFGDEYLASIYRPTITTVQEPYYDIGAVAMRRLIKALKKEEAIDKTIYLPTQIMQRESSSEV
- a CDS encoding selenium metabolism-associated LysR family transcriptional regulator, with translation MKTKASQKASEMLYVSQPTVSNHISNLEKELDTVLFIRTKRNVTLTKSGNILYEHAKNIILAYRTMTSELKSYNQNTEGHLNIYASSVPRKFLLPKLLKDFSAKYPNVSYSLVNDDSQTVLDGLMIGETDFGFVGIKVDSPKLSYHQLMEDELVLVASEELSVRHDKDMNISLDDIVKYPIIMREEGSGTRSILENELNRLGIDVSELNLFAVIEDPSTILQMVECGLGCSVISKFEADSIVENNKIKKYKLKDLNLKRHFYFVYNTDMQYVPINKIFKSFILNMMKNSILA
- a CDS encoding diacylglycerol kinase family protein, which produces MKIKFIINPSSGFQDHETQLNKISDLIAVDHIVDKYFTEEKDDAKNEAISAIKDNYDLLIVSGGDGTVNEIANAVGIMKSKIPVAILPNGTVNDFAKYLNNPTDPLQFVDMVLAQKTVDVDLGCINGYFFANVAAIGTISEIAHDVDKETKAILGKLAYYIEGIKKIPDIFSKTTNLRIETRDAVYEEDAIVAIISNTAYIGGFKNLAPRAQITDGYFDVIVIKKTDLLGATDVFIKTLTGDHIDNENVLYFHTDNLKVTGLSTEDIPFDIDGEYGGILPVEFKVIPRQFRVIIDVKLEGE
- a CDS encoding HPr family phosphocarrier protein: MVEKTIIVKNETGLHARPAASLVQFVKNFPGSVEIVKDGKVANAKSIFNVMSLGISKNTEIIVRVSGENEEENLEKLVEFIEKLSE